Proteins co-encoded in one Pseudomonas beijingensis genomic window:
- a CDS encoding YceK/YidQ family lipoprotein — MNKLLIVLLALHLTGCATARTLDAAKPGAPVVYAGTRLDLYALNGGCCAQDRFGAEAPSYPGLDLPGSALLDTLLLPLSLFTALGVGFQATGGL, encoded by the coding sequence ATGAATAAGCTGCTGATCGTGCTGCTGGCGCTGCACCTGACCGGTTGCGCCACCGCCCGCACCCTCGACGCCGCCAAGCCTGGCGCACCGGTGGTGTACGCCGGGACGCGCCTGGATCTTTACGCCCTCAATGGTGGTTGCTGTGCCCAGGACCGCTTTGGAGCCGAGGCGCCGAGTTACCCAGGGCTGGATCTGCCGGGCAGTGCGCTGCTGGATACTTTGTTGTTGCCGTTGTCGTTGTTCACGGCATTAGGCGTAGGGTTCCAAGCGACAGGCGGGTTGTAA
- a CDS encoding CidA/LrgA family protein has product MLLRGLTWLVLFQLLGTAINHLFLPVLPGPIIGLLLLLGYLVVRGEVSEPLNLAAGSLLRYLPLLLVPPAVGVMVYAGAIAADFWAIVGALTLSLVLSVALTGVLMQRLARRHVAAPEDSQ; this is encoded by the coding sequence ATGTTGCTACGGGGCCTGACCTGGCTGGTGCTGTTTCAATTGCTGGGCACTGCGATCAATCATTTGTTTTTGCCGGTGCTGCCAGGGCCGATCATTGGCCTGCTGTTGCTGCTGGGCTATCTGGTGGTGCGCGGCGAAGTCAGCGAGCCGCTGAACCTGGCCGCCGGCAGCCTGCTGCGTTACTTGCCTTTGCTGCTGGTGCCGCCTGCGGTGGGGGTGATGGTTTATGCCGGGGCGATTGCCGCCGATTTCTGGGCCATCGTTGGCGCGTTGACCTTGTCGCTGGTGCTGTCCGTGGCGCTGACGGGGGTGTTGATGCAGCGCCTGGCCCGCCGTCACGTCGCCGCCCCGGAGGACAGCCAATGA
- a CDS encoding LrgB family protein, producing the protein MMLDWQGAWTSVIHHPLFGIGITLGAYQLVLAAFEKTRWVFLQPVLMSMVLLIGVLVGCGIGYAEYRKSTEILSILLGPATVALAVPLYLNLRRIRQLFWPIFTTLVIAGVFATGSAVLLGWAFGAEHMILMTMAPKSVTSPIAMLVAEQIGGVAAMAAVFVLITGVLGAILGPSILTRLGVHSPEARGMALGLAAHAVGTSVALQESEESGAFAALAMSLMGVATAVLLPLVVSMTV; encoded by the coding sequence ATGATGCTCGACTGGCAGGGCGCTTGGACCTCGGTGATCCACCATCCGCTGTTCGGCATCGGCATTACCTTGGGCGCCTATCAACTGGTGCTGGCGGCATTCGAGAAGACCCGCTGGGTGTTCCTGCAACCGGTGCTGATGTCGATGGTGCTGTTGATCGGCGTGCTGGTCGGCTGCGGCATCGGCTATGCCGAGTACCGCAAGAGCACCGAGATCCTCAGCATTCTGCTGGGTCCGGCCACGGTCGCCCTGGCGGTGCCGCTGTATTTGAACCTGCGACGGATCCGGCAGTTGTTCTGGCCGATTTTTACTACGCTGGTGATAGCCGGGGTGTTTGCCACGGGCTCCGCAGTGTTGCTGGGCTGGGCTTTTGGGGCCGAGCACATGATCCTGATGACCATGGCGCCCAAGTCCGTGACTTCGCCGATCGCCATGCTGGTGGCCGAGCAGATCGGCGGCGTGGCGGCCATGGCGGCGGTGTTCGTGTTGATCACCGGTGTGCTTGGGGCGATCCTCGGCCCGAGCATTCTGACCCGGTTGGGTGTCCATAGCCCTGAGGCCCGGGGCATGGCCCTGGGGCTGGCGGCCCATGCGGTGGGCACGTCGGTGGCGTTGCAGGAAAGCGAAGAGTCGGGTGCCTTTGCGGCGCTGGCGATGAGTCTAATGGGCGTGGCCACGGCAGTGCTATTGCCGTTGGTGGTGTCGATGACCGTTTAA
- a CDS encoding oxidoreductase, with translation MYLTPQHVLLAGATGLTGEHLLDRLLNEPTITRVLAPSRRPLAEHPHLENPVGEPVQVLPQLSGQVDIAFCCLGTTIKKAGSEAAFRAVDLDLVVAFAKRARELGARHLVVISALGADAKSSIFYNRVKGEMEAALKAQGWPQLTICRPSLLLGDRVEPRLAEQLAGPLSRLIPGKYHGIEACQLARAMWRLALEEQDGVRVVESDELRKLGK, from the coding sequence ATGTACTTGACGCCTCAGCATGTTTTGCTCGCCGGAGCTACCGGCCTGACCGGGGAACATCTACTGGACCGGCTGCTCAATGAGCCGACCATCACCCGCGTACTAGCGCCTTCACGTCGGCCACTGGCCGAGCATCCACACTTGGAAAACCCGGTTGGGGAACCGGTCCAGGTGCTGCCACAGCTCAGCGGCCAGGTCGACATCGCCTTTTGCTGCCTCGGCACGACCATCAAGAAAGCCGGCTCTGAAGCCGCCTTTCGCGCAGTGGACCTCGACCTGGTCGTGGCGTTTGCCAAGCGCGCCCGGGAGCTGGGGGCACGGCACTTGGTGGTGATCAGTGCATTGGGGGCCGACGCCAAGTCATCGATCTTCTACAACCGGGTCAAGGGTGAAATGGAAGCGGCACTCAAGGCTCAGGGCTGGCCGCAGTTGACCATCTGCCGCCCTTCCCTGCTGCTGGGCGACCGCGTCGAACCACGCCTGGCCGAGCAACTGGCCGGGCCGTTGTCGAGGCTGATCCCGGGCAAGTACCACGGCATCGAAGCCTGCCAACTGGCCAGGGCCATGTGGCGTTTGGCGCTGGAAGAACAGGATGGGGTGCGGGTGGTGGAGTCGGATGAGTTGCGCAAGCTTGGCAAATAA
- a CDS encoding sigma-54-dependent Fis family transcriptional regulator: MHSNHLSRHAQQVLTVTQGKAHLQGPGSDPSIARSWLRCLEDYHLDPAQNLAPTVLEHGRVLESRERLQQVLHIAGTEMTSLHQQLSGAGHAVLLTDARGVILNCVTAPSERKIFERAGLWLGADWSEACEGTNGIGTCLVERQALTIHQEEHFRGRHTGLTCSASPVFDPQGELLAVLDVSSARPDVSRQSQFHTMALVNLSAKMIESCYFLRCFDNQWLLRFHLQAESVGLFSEGLMAFDGEGRICAVNQSALNLLGHIRGGLLGQRVEDFFDCSLDELLGRASAQASASWPLRTRDGRHLFAVLRGQPRSVPVPVAPLLKAIEPARLPGICLGDAALQEHFRKALRVFERDVPLLIHGETGSGKEAFAKAVHHASQRAGKHFVALNCAAIPESLIESELFGYRGGSFTGARKEGMRGKLQQADGGTLFLDEIGDMPLALQTRLLRVLEDRQVVPIGGEPEAVNVRIISATHRQLLDRVRDGSFREDLYYRLNGLEIPLPALRERSDKSQLLDFLLAEESGAETVAIDEPARRALLGFDWPGNVRQLRNVLRTLAALCDGGRIGLEDLPAMIRQRPVALVETVAERPLEDAERLALLDALERQRWHMTHTAEQLGISRNTLYRKLRKHAIAR, encoded by the coding sequence ATGCACAGCAACCATTTGAGTCGCCATGCCCAGCAAGTCCTGACAGTCACCCAGGGCAAGGCCCATTTGCAGGGGCCTGGCAGCGATCCGTCGATTGCCCGTTCCTGGCTGCGCTGCCTCGAGGACTATCACCTCGACCCGGCCCAGAACCTGGCGCCGACGGTGCTTGAACATGGCCGGGTACTGGAAAGCCGCGAACGCCTGCAACAGGTGCTGCACATCGCCGGCACGGAAATGACCAGCCTCCATCAGCAACTCTCCGGCGCCGGCCACGCGGTGCTGCTGACCGACGCCCGGGGCGTGATCCTCAACTGCGTCACCGCCCCCAGCGAACGGAAGATTTTCGAACGGGCCGGGCTCTGGCTCGGCGCCGACTGGAGCGAAGCCTGCGAAGGCACCAACGGCATCGGCACCTGCCTGGTGGAACGCCAGGCCCTGACCATCCACCAGGAAGAACACTTTCGCGGCCGCCACACCGGCCTGACCTGCTCGGCCAGCCCGGTGTTCGACCCCCAGGGCGAATTGCTGGCGGTGCTCGACGTCTCCTCGGCCCGGCCGGACGTGTCGCGCCAGAGCCAGTTCCACACCATGGCCTTGGTCAACCTCTCGGCGAAGATGATCGAGAGCTGCTATTTCCTCCGTTGCTTCGACAATCAATGGTTGCTGCGCTTCCACTTGCAGGCCGAGTCCGTGGGGCTGTTCAGCGAAGGACTCATGGCGTTCGACGGTGAAGGACGGATCTGCGCGGTCAACCAGAGCGCGTTGAACCTGCTTGGACACATTCGTGGCGGCTTGCTCGGTCAGCGGGTCGAGGACTTTTTCGACTGTTCACTGGACGAGTTGCTGGGCCGCGCCAGTGCCCAAGCCAGCGCCAGTTGGCCGCTGCGCACCCGTGACGGCCGGCATTTGTTCGCCGTGTTGCGTGGGCAGCCGCGCAGCGTGCCGGTGCCGGTCGCGCCGCTGCTCAAGGCCATCGAGCCAGCCCGCCTGCCGGGCATCTGCCTGGGGGATGCGGCGTTGCAGGAGCATTTTCGCAAGGCGCTGCGGGTGTTCGAGCGTGATGTGCCGCTGCTGATCCACGGCGAAACCGGCTCCGGCAAAGAAGCCTTCGCCAAGGCTGTGCACCACGCCAGCCAGCGCGCCGGCAAGCACTTCGTCGCCCTCAACTGCGCGGCCATCCCGGAAAGCCTGATCGAGAGCGAGCTGTTCGGCTATCGCGGCGGCAGCTTCACCGGCGCGCGCAAGGAAGGCATGCGCGGCAAGCTGCAACAGGCCGACGGCGGCACGCTGTTCCTCGATGAAATCGGCGACATGCCCCTGGCTTTGCAGACCCGTTTGCTACGGGTGCTGGAGGATCGCCAAGTGGTGCCCATCGGCGGCGAGCCCGAGGCGGTGAACGTGCGCATCATCAGCGCCACCCACCGGCAGTTGCTCGACCGGGTACGGGATGGCAGTTTTCGCGAAGATCTGTACTACCGCCTCAACGGCTTGGAAATCCCGCTGCCGGCGTTGCGCGAGCGCAGTGACAAGTCGCAGTTGCTGGATTTCCTGTTGGCTGAAGAGAGCGGGGCCGAGACGGTGGCCATCGACGAACCGGCGCGCCGGGCGTTGCTGGGCTTCGACTGGCCGGGCAACGTGCGGCAACTGCGCAATGTGCTGCGGACCCTTGCTGCGTTGTGCGATGGCGGGCGGATTGGGTTGGAGGATTTGCCGGCGATGATTCGCCAGCGCCCGGTGGCGCTGGTTGAAACCGTGGCGGAACGGCCGCTGGAAGATGCCGAGCGCCTGGCGTTGCTCGATGCACTGGAGCGCCAGCGCTGGCACATGACCCACACCGCCGAACAACTGGGGATCAGCCGCAATACCCTTTACCGGAAGCTGCGCAAACACGCCATCGCCCGCTGA
- the exaC gene encoding acetaldehyde dehydrogenase ExaC, with the protein MRYAHPGTEGAIVSFKAKYGNYIGGEFVAPVKGQYFTNTSPVNGQPIAEFPRSTAEDIEKALDAAHAAADAWGATSAQARSLVLLKIADRIEANLEVLAITESWDNGKAVRETLNADIPLAADHFRYFAGCLRAQEGSAAEIDGNTVAYHIHEPLGVVGQIIPWNFPLLMAAWKLAPALAAGNCVVLKPAEQTPLGICVLMELIGDLLPPGVLNVVQGFGKEAGEALATSKRIAKIAFTGSTPVGSHIMKCAAENIIPSTVELGGKSPNIFFEDIMQAEPSFIEKAAEGLVLAFFNQGEVCTCPSRALVQESIYDEFMKVVMNKVLQIKRGDPLDTDTMVGAQASEQQFDKILSYLEIAKGEGAELLTGGKVEKLEGNLATGYYIQPTLLKGTNKMRVFQEEIFGPVVSITTFKDEAEALAIANDTEFGLGAGLWTRDINRAYRMGRAIKAGRVWTNCYHLYPAHAAFGGYKKSGVGRETHKMMLDHYQQTKNLLVSYDINPLGFF; encoded by the coding sequence ATGCGTTACGCTCACCCCGGTACTGAAGGCGCTATCGTTTCGTTCAAGGCAAAATACGGTAACTACATCGGCGGCGAGTTCGTCGCGCCTGTCAAAGGTCAGTACTTCACCAATACCTCCCCGGTCAATGGCCAGCCCATTGCCGAATTCCCGCGCTCCACGGCCGAAGACATCGAAAAAGCCCTGGACGCCGCCCACGCTGCCGCGGATGCCTGGGGCGCCACCTCGGCCCAGGCCCGTTCGCTGGTCCTGCTGAAAATCGCCGACCGCATCGAAGCCAACCTCGAAGTGCTGGCGATCACCGAGTCCTGGGACAACGGCAAGGCCGTGCGCGAAACCCTCAACGCCGACATTCCCCTGGCCGCCGACCACTTCCGTTACTTCGCCGGATGCCTGCGGGCCCAGGAAGGTAGCGCCGCCGAGATCGACGGCAACACCGTGGCCTATCACATCCATGAACCGCTGGGCGTGGTCGGGCAGATCATCCCGTGGAACTTCCCGCTGCTGATGGCCGCCTGGAAACTCGCCCCGGCCCTGGCCGCCGGTAACTGCGTGGTGCTCAAGCCGGCCGAACAAACCCCACTGGGCATCTGCGTGCTCATGGAACTGATCGGCGACCTGCTGCCGCCCGGCGTGCTGAACGTGGTGCAAGGTTTCGGCAAAGAAGCCGGCGAAGCCCTCGCCACCAGCAAGCGCATCGCCAAGATCGCCTTCACCGGCTCCACCCCAGTCGGCTCGCACATCATGAAATGCGCCGCCGAGAACATCATCCCGTCCACCGTGGAACTGGGCGGCAAATCGCCGAACATCTTCTTCGAAGACATCATGCAGGCCGAGCCGAGCTTCATCGAGAAAGCCGCCGAAGGCCTGGTGCTGGCGTTCTTCAACCAGGGCGAAGTCTGCACCTGCCCCTCCCGCGCCCTGGTGCAGGAATCGATCTACGACGAGTTCATGAAAGTGGTGATGAACAAAGTCCTGCAGATCAAACGCGGCGACCCGCTGGACACCGACACCATGGTCGGCGCCCAGGCGTCCGAGCAGCAATTCGACAAGATTCTTTCGTACCTGGAAATCGCCAAGGGCGAAGGCGCCGAGCTGCTGACCGGCGGCAAGGTGGAAAAACTCGAGGGCAACCTGGCGACCGGGTATTACATCCAGCCGACCCTGCTCAAGGGCACCAACAAAATGCGCGTGTTCCAGGAAGAAATCTTCGGCCCAGTGGTGAGCATCACCACCTTCAAGGACGAAGCCGAAGCCCTGGCGATCGCCAACGACACCGAGTTCGGCCTCGGCGCCGGCCTGTGGACCCGCGACATCAACCGCGCCTACCGCATGGGCCGGGCGATCAAGGCCGGTCGCGTCTGGACCAACTGCTACCACCTGTACCCGGCGCACGCCGCGTTTGGTGGCTACAAGAAGTCCGGCGTTGGGCGTGAGACCCACAAGATGATGCTCGATCATTATCAGCAGACCAAGAACCTGCTGGTGAGCTACGACATCAATCCGTTGGGGTTCT
- a CDS encoding MaoC family dehydratase produces MPYVPVAALKDYVGKELGRSEWLTIDQERINLFAEATGDFQFIHVDPVKAAQTPFGSTIAHGFLSLSLMPKLMEDILILPEGVKMVVNYGLDSVRFIQPVKVDSKVRLKVDLVDATEKKPGQWLLKATATLEIEGSEKPAYIAEPLSLCFV; encoded by the coding sequence ATGCCCTACGTCCCCGTTGCAGCGCTCAAAGATTATGTCGGCAAGGAACTTGGACGTTCCGAATGGCTTACCATCGATCAGGAGCGCATCAACCTGTTCGCCGAAGCCACTGGCGACTTTCAGTTCATCCACGTCGATCCGGTCAAGGCCGCGCAGACCCCGTTCGGCAGCACCATCGCCCACGGTTTCCTGTCGCTGTCGCTGATGCCCAAGCTGATGGAAGACATCCTGATCCTGCCCGAGGGCGTGAAGATGGTCGTCAACTACGGGCTGGACAGCGTGCGCTTCATCCAACCGGTGAAAGTCGACTCCAAGGTCCGGCTCAAGGTCGACCTGGTGGACGCCACCGAGAAAAAACCCGGCCAATGGCTGCTCAAGGCCACCGCCACCCTGGAAATCGAAGGCTCGGAAAAACCGGCCTACATCGCCGAGCCGCTGTCGCTCTGCTTCGTGTAA
- a CDS encoding C13 family peptidase — MRLLVPLTLTLLLAACGDGESPLPPDARLPDGGRYRGDLVDGLLQGQGRIDYPNGSWYAGQFDKGQWHGTGEWHGSNGEVYRGQFNQGLFHGQGSLTTPTSSYTGGFKLGRRDGEGTLKENGTTYRGEFKADRYSGLGRLELDDGSQYQGPFVNGKPNGEGQRFDASGNQFTGHFVDGQLQGKGTFNSAEGDVYIGGFRNNQLNGRGRYENADGDVWIGQFKDGALTGKGELIGADGSHYLGQFNDWRFTGEGRLNLPDGSFYIGQFESDSYHGRGTLVLTDGTVQSGTWAKGQRVRDADGRLLPDVLELGLLAQGRLLEDALANIPASTPAVELYTLTLGGDGKQSVFLRESDYVANMLASRFGAFGQIRLVNHRDHLGDRPMASRESLRRAAATLAERSGPEDLIFIYLTSHGTSEHELVLDQPRMELADLPADELAAVLAPLKNRDKIVVISACYSGGFIPALKDERTLIMTASRADRVSFGCSEEANFTYFGDALFAQALNQTDDLEKAFKRAKATVAEREQADNFEASEPQMWAPRTVLSHWQLLRKQQARKALQSAALNDEATKSN; from the coding sequence ATGCGCTTACTCGTCCCACTGACCCTGACCCTGTTGCTCGCCGCCTGTGGCGACGGCGAATCGCCGCTGCCTCCCGACGCGCGCCTGCCCGACGGCGGCCGCTATCGCGGCGACCTGGTGGATGGCCTGCTGCAAGGCCAAGGGCGCATCGACTACCCCAACGGCAGTTGGTACGCCGGGCAGTTCGACAAAGGCCAGTGGCACGGCACCGGGGAATGGCATGGCAGCAATGGCGAGGTCTATCGTGGCCAGTTCAATCAGGGCCTGTTCCACGGCCAGGGCAGCCTGACCACACCGACCAGCAGCTACACCGGCGGCTTCAAGCTGGGCCGCCGGGACGGTGAAGGGACGCTCAAGGAAAACGGCACAACCTACCGGGGCGAGTTCAAAGCCGACCGCTATTCCGGCCTCGGACGCCTGGAACTCGACGACGGCAGCCAGTACCAGGGCCCCTTCGTCAACGGCAAGCCCAACGGTGAAGGCCAGCGCTTCGACGCCAGTGGCAACCAGTTCACCGGGCATTTTGTCGATGGGCAACTGCAGGGCAAGGGCACCTTCAACAGCGCCGAGGGGGATGTCTACATCGGCGGTTTCAGGAACAACCAGCTCAACGGTCGCGGTCGCTACGAAAATGCCGACGGCGACGTCTGGATCGGCCAGTTCAAGGATGGCGCGCTGACCGGCAAGGGCGAATTGATCGGCGCCGACGGCAGCCATTACCTCGGCCAATTCAATGACTGGCGCTTTACTGGCGAGGGCCGCCTGAACCTGCCCGACGGCAGCTTCTACATCGGCCAGTTCGAAAGCGACAGCTACCACGGGCGCGGCACGTTGGTGTTGACCGATGGCACGGTGCAAAGCGGCACCTGGGCCAAGGGCCAACGGGTGCGCGACGCGGACGGCAGGTTGTTGCCGGATGTGCTCGAACTCGGCCTGCTGGCCCAGGGCCGCCTGCTGGAGGACGCCCTGGCCAATATCCCGGCCTCGACCCCGGCGGTGGAACTGTACACCCTGACCCTGGGCGGCGACGGCAAGCAAAGCGTGTTCCTGCGCGAATCCGACTATGTGGCCAACATGCTCGCCAGCCGTTTCGGCGCATTCGGCCAGATCCGCCTGGTAAACCACCGCGATCACCTCGGCGATCGGCCCATGGCCAGCCGCGAAAGCCTGCGCCGCGCCGCTGCCACCCTGGCCGAACGCAGTGGCCCGGAAGACCTGATTTTCATCTACCTGACCAGCCACGGCACCAGCGAGCATGAGCTGGTGCTCGACCAACCGCGCATGGAACTGGCCGACCTGCCCGCCGATGAACTGGCCGCGGTCCTGGCGCCGCTGAAGAACCGCGACAAGATCGTGGTGATCTCGGCCTGCTATTCCGGCGGCTTCATCCCGGCGCTCAAGGATGAACGCACGCTGATCATGACCGCCTCCCGCGCCGACCGGGTGTCCTTCGGCTGCTCCGAGGAAGCCAACTTCACCTATTTCGGCGATGCGCTGTTCGCCCAGGCATTGAACCAGACCGACGACTTGGAAAAGGCCTTCAAGCGGGCCAAGGCCACCGTGGCCGAACGCGAACAAGCAGACAATTTCGAAGCCTCCGAACCGCAGATGTGGGCGCCCAGAACGGTCCTCTCTCACTGGCAACTGCTGCGCAAACAGCAGGCGCGTAAAGCATTGCAAAGTGCGGCATTGAACGACGAGGCGACAAAGAGCAACTAA